From the Girardinichthys multiradiatus isolate DD_20200921_A chromosome 22, DD_fGirMul_XY1, whole genome shotgun sequence genome, one window contains:
- the LOC124859379 gene encoding inactive phospholipase D5-like, with the protein MKSQQKCIVIFALVCCFAVLLALIFSAVDFWGEDEETEDECSSNCSIVLVENIPADMLFSDNSTFHLPLSTGLISLLNKSQGVVEIVSPLWFLSPSDYESSFYPAAEQAKTLLSKLQELKNRKIKLKISTGEFNSAELKALADSQVAEVHEVNMTLLTKGYLHSSFWVVDRKHFYIGSASMDWRSLTSRKELGVVVYDCKPLALDLHRVFSLYWGLKHKTFVPTFWSKRLFPFFNRDKPGSLSVNSTKVETYISSSPKAFIPKGRSSDLEAISRVIEQARHFIYISIIDYLPLCSMQRYWSDIENLLREALILRKVRIRLLISCWEETHPLTFNFIWSLKSLCMEQANCSLEAKFFNLQRDGSLSGMNHNRFMVTDRAIYIGNLDWVGEEFTSNAGAGLVISHPANVTERNFTVVEQLQAVFERDWFSRYANTLQTNKIPVCGKQQINKSVLFKASHQNYGPLPRRTGQYDNRPTPLRNHIKADRPTPDKITHHEDRLRKMSSQSLANEQVPVVNNPEESAGIKINDLDDEQAQTKNWKHSISEDPPSRWAESSGFREMSNGSL; encoded by the exons TATTGTGCTTGTGGAGAACATTCCTGCGGACATGTTGTTCTCAGACAACAGCACCTTCCACCTACCTCTTTCAACAGGACTGATCAGCTTACTGAACAAATCGCAGGGGGTTGTAGAGATTGTTTCCCCACTGTGGTTCCTTAGTCCCTCTGACTATGAATCCAGCTTCTACCCGGCTgctgaacag GCCAAGACTTTGCTATCCAAGCTGCAGgagctgaaaaacagaaaaatcaagcTGAAGATCTCCACAGGAGAATTCAACTCAGCAGAGCTGAAGGCACTTGCAGACAGTCAAG TTGCTGAGGTTCACGAGGTGAACATGACACTCCTCACCAAAGGCTACCTCCACTCATCTTTCTGGGTAGTCGATCGGAAACATTTCTACATCGGCAGTGCCAGCATGGACTGGAGATCTCTGACCAGC AGGAAGGAGCTTGGTGTGGTGGTGTATGATTGCAAACCTCTGGCCTTGGACCTGCACAGGGTTTTTAGCCTCTATTGGGGGCTTAAACATAAAACCTTCGTCCCCACCTTTTGGTCCAAGCGTCTGTTTCCCTTCTTTAACAGAGACAAACCTGGAAGTCTCTCAGTTAACAGCACAAAAGTTGAAACCTACATTTCT AGCTCACCAAAAGCTTTCATCCCCAAAGGTCGCAGCAGTGATCTAGAAGCAATCTCCAGGGTCATCGAGCAAGCCCGCCATTTCATATACATCTCCATTATTGATTACCTCCCCCTCTGCAGTATGCAAAG ATACTGGTCTGATATTGAAAACCTTTTAAGAGAGGCACTGATCTTGAGAAAGGTCCGCATCCGTCTGCTGATAAGTTGCTGGGAAGAAACTCATCCTCTTACTTTTAACTTCATCTGGTCCCTGAAGAGCCTGTGCATGGAGCAGGCCAACTGTTCACTAGAGGCT AAGTTCTTCAACCTACAGAGGGACGGCAGCCTCAGTGGAATGAATCACAACAGGTTTATGGTTACAGACAGAGCCATTTATATAG GCAACCTTGACTGGGTGGGGGAAGAGTTCACCTCTAATGCAGGAGCAGGCCTTGTTATCAGTCATCCAGCAAATGTGACAGAGAGGAACTTCACAGTGGTGGAGCAGTTACAGGCTGTTTTTGAGCGGGACTGGTTTTCACGTTACGCCAACACACTACAGACTAATAAAATCCCTGTTTGTGGCAAGCAACAAATCAACAAGTCAGTGCTTTTTAAAGCCAGCCACCAAAACTATGGACCTTTGCCTAGAAGAACAGGCCAGTATGACAATAGACCTACACCACTGAGAAACCATATCAAAGCTGATAGACCTACACCGGACAAAATAACACACCATGAAGATAGGCTGAGAAAAATGAGCTCACAAAGCCTGGCTAATGAACAGGTGCCAGTTGTGAACAATCCCGAAGAGAGTGctggaattaaaataaatgacctCGATGATGAACAggcacaaacaaaaaattggaAGCATAGCATTTCAGAGGATCCACCTAGTCGGTGGGCTGAAAGCAGCGGCTTCAGAGAGATGTCCAACGGATCTCTGTGA